The sequence ATGAAATCCATGAACGTTTTGGCTTCCGCACCATTGAAATCAAGCAAGGGGATGGCATTTACCTGAATGGCACCAAAATCAAACTAAAAGGTGTCAACCGACATGCCTTTTGGCCAGAAACAGGGCGCTCGCTTACGCCACAAATAGACCTTAACGACATTCTCCTGATCAAGGAAATGAACATGAATGCCGTCAGAACGGCACATTACCCTCCCGATCCTTCCTTCTTGGACCTTTGCGATAGCTTGGGGCTGTATGTGATGGACGAACTGGCCGGATGGCAAAATGCTTATGATACCGAACCGGGTGAGAAACTGGTCAAGGAATTGGTGGAAAGAGACCTAAACCACCCTTCCATTCTCTTCTGGAGCAATGGCAATGAAGGAGGTACCAATAAGGAATTGGATGATGATTTTGGGATGTACGATCCTTCGGGCAGGCCGGTACTTCATGCCCATCACCGCCCGGGCAATTCCCATAATGGAGTAGATACGGATCATTACGAAAATTATGAGAGCTTGCAAAACAAGCTGAAAGACACCTTGATCTATATGCCTACCGAATTCCTGCACGGCCAGGATGATGGCGGCGGTGCGGCAGGGCTTACCGACTATTGGGAGCTCATGTGGCAGTCAAAGCTATCGGCAGGTGGCTTTCTTTGGGTATTGTCTGATGAAGGCATTGTCCGAACGGACATCCATAACAAAATTGACGTCAACAGACTCAATGCCCCTGATGGACTGGTCGGCCCTTTCCGCCAAAAAGAGGGAAGCGTCTACGCCATTAAAGAAATCTATTCGCCCGTTCATATCGAAAAAATCAACGACATTTCTCGCTGGGACGGATTGCTGAACCTGGAAAACCGTTACCATTTCACCAATCTCCAAGACGTTACATTCGATTGGAAATTGGTTTCCTTCAACTCCATTGGAAATCCTCAAGCCGGATATAGCACGGTGGAATCAGGGCAATTGATGGGCCCTGATCTGGCGCCCACCGCAGCTGGCACCCTACAACTTCCATTGCCGGCCAACTGGAGAGCACAGGATGCACTGATGCTTACGGCTACGGATCCCCATGGTGAGGAAATCTACACGTGGTCGTGGCGCATCCAACCCAATCAAAAACTGATCAAAGAAACCATCATGGCCAAAGGAGATGAGGCCAGCAAAGTAGAAGACAAAGACAGTGTCCTGACCATCAGCGGAGGTCATTTTGCCTTGACATTTAACAAGGAAGACGGCAAACTTATCCATATCAAAAAGCCTTCAGGTCCGGAATTGTCATTCGGCAATGGCCCCGTATTTACCGAAGGGGAAATCAGCGTCAGCGATGTTTCCTATGAAGAAAAAGATGGCAAAGCCGTGTTTAGGGTCCAATATGAAGGAGCCCTACAATATGCCGAATGGAGCATTGCTGATAATGGTTGGGTGACGCTTGATTATGCATATGAACTGCCGGAAGGGGATTATGCATATCCGGGCATCAGCTTCGATTACCCAGAAGCCAATGTCATCAGTGCAAAATGGCTGGGCAAAGGCCCTTTCCGTGTATGGAAGAACCGCCCGCAGGGAAGGTTTGATGCCCATCAAAACATGTACAATGACACCCACACCGGGGCCACCCCTTGGGAATACCCGGAGTTTAAAGGTTACTTTGGAGACATCGCCTGGATGGAGATCAACACTGCCCAAGGAAAATTCTACGTCGTGGCCAACGAACCCGATCTCTATGTTCGCTTATTTGATTTCTATGGCATCTCTGGCCCCAAAGGCTATCCTGCCCTACCAAAAGGGGACATTTCCTTTTTGGATGGCATTCCTGCTTTGGGCAGCAAACTTGCGCTTGGAATCACTGGAAACGCCGCTGTTTATGGCCCCATGGGCGAAAACACTCACGTAGATGGCCCTGTTAAGAGGACCCTTTATTTCTATTTTGGCATCTTGCAAGACTGACCACTATCCATAACTAACACATGACCTTAAAGCGGCTGATCCTAAAATATTTGGGGCAGCCGCTTTATTTTTTGCCTTTTGGTCAAGTATGTATGATCCAGGATAAACATTAAATAGATAAAACGGATGCAGACAGATTTGCAATGGTATTCGCATCCTATCGGTGTTGAGCCGCGTTTATCCTTGGCCAATTGGGATTAAAACACCATTATCACTTTTGGTTATGGGCTATAAACATAAAGAAAGGTCCGAAACGAATGGTAAATGCCCTAATACCGAAAAGCTTCTTTATTTTTGCACTGCAATCAATGTAACCAAAAGTGAAAAAAGTCCAACGGGGATACCGAAAAGCCCGATATGTCGTTTACAAGCAGACCATTCTAAACCCAATTGACCATCTATGGACCTTTATTGGTGGATTCTTGGGGATCGGGGCCATTGCCTATATCCAATCGGAATTGCATCGGTTTGGGGTATTGGAAAACGTCTTCTTGATCGGCTCTTTTGGCGCTTCAGCCGTTTTGGTGTATGGAGCCACCAACAGCCCCCTTGCCCAACCCAGAAACCTGATCTTTGGCCATACCGTCAGTGCCTTCGTAGGGGTCTTAGTGATGAATACCGTGGGAAACCTGGACATTTTCTGGCTAACTTGTGCCGTGGCAGTTTCCCTTGCCATCATTGCCATGCAAATCCTCAAGGCCCTCCATCCCCCGGGCGGAGCTACTGCCTTGATAGCTGTCATTGGCACTCCGAAAATACAGAAACTTGGCTTTTTATATGTGCTGAGCCCTGTGTTTACCGGGGCATTGATCCTGTTGATCATCGCCCTTTTGGTGAATAATATCCCCAAAGACCGCCACTATCCTTATAATCCAAAAGTCTCTCCTTACATGGGCAGAAGGAAAAAATACTGGCTAAATCTCCAACGGGCACTGGGCATTCGATAAAAAGACCTAAAGCCTTCGCGACTATATTTCGCTACCAGAAGGTAATGGCTTTATCAACTGCCCTACTCCCTAACGATCGCGCTCCATAATTGCCTTTACCTTATCCCAAGGTTCCACTTGATGGTTTTCCGCCCACTGCTCCCACAAGCCAGCCATTTCATCCACCTTCTCGGGCATGCTGGAGGCAAGGTCATGAAGCTCGGTACGGTCATTTTTCATGTTATAAAGCTCCCACTGTTGTGGCCCCTCATCATTCCATTTCATGACCAATTTATAATCTCCATCCCTGATGGCCTTGTTTCCTTCATGCTCCCAAAAAATGGGCTGCTCTCTTTTTGTTTCGGCTACTCCTTGAATCAGTGGCAGCAAGCTTTCCCCGACGGGTTGGGGCAACCGTTTTCCTGATTTCTGCGTGGGATATTTTGCTCCGGTCAGCTCCATAAGCGTCGCCATGATATCGGGCAAATGACCATATTGATCCACCAAAGTCCCCCTGCGATCAGCAGCAATGCCCTCGGGCCAGTGGACGATAAATGGCGAGGAAATGCCGCCTTCATGGATCCAGTGTTTATACTCTCTAAAAGGAGTATTGGAAGCATTGGCCCAAGCCTGGCCATAGGTAAGAAAATAGCCCTTAAGGGTCTCCAATTGCGCTGCAGGACCTCCTCCCAAAGGCCCTCCTTCAGCACAGGCACCATTGTCATCCAAGAAAATGATAAGGGTATTATCCAGTTCACCTTGTGCTTCCAAATGGTTTACCAGTTTTCCGATATTCTGATCCATCCGGTCGACTTGGGCGGCATAAATCGCCATCCTTAGGGCCATTTCTTCTTGTTTTTCCGCTGGAAGTTCATCCCAATCTTGTGCATCTTGGGGGGACATCGACCAGTCTTCCTCGATCAATCCCATGGCTACCATCCGCTCGTAACGCTCCTGTCGAAGTTTTCCCCAGCCCTCCTTGTAGCGCTTCCGGTACTTGTCTATATCCTCTTTAGGTGCCTGAATAGGCCAATGGGGTGCATTATACGCCAAATACAGAAAAAAGGGAGCTTCCCCCTCACCACTGGCCTTATCGATAAAGGAAATGGCCTTGTCCGTAAAGGCATCGGTCGTATAATAATTGGGATCAGTAATGGGAATGGTATTATTCTGTTCTGTAATCCCCCGAGGGTGAGTAGGCGCAAAATAATTGGTGGCTCCAGCCAAAATTCCATAAAACTGCTCAAAGCCCCGCTGCAGTGGCCACATCCTTTCCTCCTCCATGCCTAAGTGCCATTTTCCAGACATGAGCGTATGGTAACCGGCAGATTTCAGCAATTCAGCTAAGGTAACCGTCTGTGTGCTGAGCACTCCGCGATAGCCTGGAATATGGTAATCGTGATACTCACTCAACGGCGGATTGGTCATATGGCCAATCCCCGTTTGGTGAGGGTACAATCCTGTCATCAAGGAAGCCCGTGTGGGGCAGCATCGCGCCGTATTATAAAACTGCGTAAACCGCAAACCGTTTTGAGCCAATTTATCCAAATGAGGCGTATGGATCTCTCCGCCATAGCAGCCAAGATCTGAATAGCCCATATCATCCGACATGATCAGGATAATATTAGGCTTTTGGCTTTCATGCGTGTTGCTGTTGTCTGCACGTTTACCGCAGCCATAGCATACGATCAACAGGCTCAGCAGCCACAAACTTCCCTTGTGCATCATCATATCCGTTTATTCGTTAAGGAAGCCTTTTGGCTTTGGGATATTGGTCCAATTTAGCTTCCAAGTCTTTGATTACTTCCGGGTTTTCTGCTGCAATGTTTTTGGTTTCCTGAGCGTCCTTTTGATAATCGTACAATTCGTAAATCACTTCTTTTTGCTTGTCTTGGGTATGGGTCCAGCGGATCATCCGATACCGGTCTGTACGGATCGCTTCCCCCAAATAGCCTCCACGATTATAGGCATGATATGCATGATCTTTGATGATCTCATTTCCGTTCATCAGGGTAGGTGTAAGGTCGATGCCGTCAATAGGCTGTGGTCCCGACGGCCGGTCCAATCCAGCCAATGCGGCCAAGGTCGGAAAGATGTCCACCGTTTCGGCAAACTGCTTGGTGCTGCTGCCGCTGGCCGTCACCCCAGGAGCCCTAAAAATGATCGGAATCCGATTGGCCTGCTCGTAATTGGTGTGTTTAGTCCAGATGGCATGATCACCCAAATGCCAGCCATGGTCTCCCCATAGGACAACTATCGTATTTTCATCCAAATCCAATCGCTCCAGCTCCCGCAGGACTTTGCCCACCTGGGCATCCATATAGGTCAGACTGGCATAATAGCCATGTACCAATTTTCGCTGCAAGTCCTTTTCATAAACGTGTTGGTGATGGGGAATGGGGAAAAACTGGTTGATCTCCCCTCCTCTTTTGACCGCAAAATCTGGAGCTCCTTCGGGCCCTTCCTCAAACTCCGCCAAAGGCAATGTTTCCGGATCATACATGTCCCAGTATTTTTGGGGTACACTGAAAGGCAAATGCGGCCGGGCAAATCCTACCGCCATAAAGAAAGGCTGGTCCGGTGCTTTGCTCAGGTCACGCAACCGATCGATGGCATGACGGGCCACACGGCCATCTGCATAGGCCTCATCCGTGACATCTGGGCTTTCCCAAGCCGCCCCCCGTGGCAATTCATGATTGGGAGGCGTGCCTTCAATGTACATTCGCGTGTTTTCGAAAAATGCCTCTTCACGGGTCAGTTGTCCATGCGTACTTTCTGGCTCCACGTATTCGATCACTTTCTCCTTCCAATGTGGGATGCTCCAAGAAGCAGCGTCATTGGTATTGCCATGACCGATATGGAATACCTTCCCCATGGACTCTGCATGGTATCCTGCTGCCCTAAAATACTGCGGCATCGTTACGGCATCAGGAATAACGTCCCTAAACTCTTTGCCAAAATCATACAATCCCGTGCTGGTAGATCGGGATCCCAAGATCAAATTGTAGCGACTGGAAACACAGACCGCTTGATTACAATAGGCTTGATCGAAACGCATACCGCTATTGGCCAAGCCGTCAATGTTTGGGCTGATGGCGTGCTCATCACCATATGCCCCCAAATTGGGCTTGAGATCATCCACCAGTATCAACAGTATATTGGGTTTTTCTTTCTGCTGTGCCATGGCCGAAGGCACTGCAAAGAGTATTAGCACAAAAGAAACCCACCATTTCACTCCTTTAAAACAATTATTTTTCATACTATTTAATTAATTTTTCACTTTGTATTCCTATAAAATTACTGAGCGTTCCAAAACTGCCTCATTGGTACCGCTTCTCTCACCGTCATTGCGAGGAGGAGGAACGACGACGAAGCAATCCCGTGTACAGAAGCTGAGATGGCCTGCCTGCGTTAAACAGGCTTCTCCGCTGTGGTGGATCGCAATGACGTATTTCCATTGTTTTAATCAAATGCTACTCAAACTGCTGGGCCTCATCTGGACCTGGCAGGGCATAATCTGGATCAAGCGCGCGGATATATATTTCACCATCATCCAATACCTTCACCTCTAATGGCACAATCGTCGTACCCTGCTCATTGATGGTCTGGGCCGTCTCACCCAAGTCCACTTCTTGAATCCCCTCCTTGCTTACCGGCGGTACATTACCATTGTAAAAAGCGGTGCACCACCATCTTCCTGCTTTGTCCTGAAAGGGAGTGCCATGTCCCAGAAACCGTCCCACAAACTTCCTTGGCCCGTAAGGACCGGTAATATTGTCCGCGGTACAATAATAAAGGTTATAAGAGCCCTTTCGCATCTTATCAGTGGACCAAGCGGTACCAAAATGCACATATTTACCCCCTATTTTCCTGATGGTAGCCCCCTCATGGCCGATTACCCGATCAGAAGGATCGATCCGCTTTGGTTCGGCTGCCAGTCCGGTGAATCCCGGTTTGATGGGTGCGATAAAGGTATTTCCCCACAGCAAATACCAGGTACCATCGTCGTCCTTAAACAAACTGGGATCGTGCTTGTTCCGCATATCATCTCCCATGGGAAATGAAAAAGGACCAGCCATATCCTCTCCTTCTGAAATGGCCAGATTGGCTCCGCCTTGGACAGGATCCGGGGAAGTGTGTACATAGATCCATTTACCGGCTACATGATACAGCTCTGGCGCCCACAATCTCCAATCACTCGCGGGCTTTTCATTCAGTTTATCGGGCATTTTTTGAGCCCAGTATCCTTCCGCAAGGTCAAACGGCTCCCCAAGAGACTCCCATTCCAGCAGGTCTTCACTTCTCCACACCCTAATCTTATGCCCCACGATACTTGGTTTGCCAAACAACTCCATGTTTGCTGCATCCAAGCCTGTATTATAAGGCTCGGTCTCCTCCCGTGGATCATGGGGCAAAGGAGTGGTCCCTGTCAGGTAATAATATCCGTCATGGTCCAAGTAAATATACGGATCCCGAATCCATCCTTCCTTTAGAAATATCGCCTTATCATGCGCCTTAAATGCCGCTTCCTTGCTTTGCTTACTACAGCTAGCAAATACCAACGCACTGCCCATGATGACCAACTGTACTACTTTCTTAATGCTCATTTTGTCTTTCTTTTATGGTTTCGCCATTGGGTTTGGGGCCGGGGAAATAGTAGGGCTGCTTATAAAGCTTTTGTTCATCTCCTTGTGCGTTCATCCACTCGGTCAATTGTGCTTTCATTTTAGCGATCCTGGGTTGGTAGGCCGCATTGGTCGCAAGATTATGCTGCTCATTAGGGTCATTGGAGAGGTCATAAAACTCCACTGCCGGGCGTATAAAATAGTGCTGGACCACAGCTGCTGCCAAAGGATCTTGGACGGCTTGGGCATCCCAGCTGTCCCAAAAAGCCCCTGCTCCATCTTTTCGTAAGATATCCGAATGGTTTGTATGATAGGCATTGGGAGCCAGGTTGATGATGAGCTTATATCGCTCATCACGAATGCTCCGCATCGGGTAAACATTGAAGTTGCCGTCCCCGGTGTGTGTGGTAAAGATCTCCTTTCTGAAGGTAGAAGTATTCCCCTTTAGCACCTCCATAAAAGATTTACCGTCAAGCCCTTCTGGCACTGCACTCTCTGAAGCTTCGAGAAGGGTCGGCATAATATCCACCCAACTCACCATCGCTGCTGTTCTACTGCCTGCTTGGATTTTAGTTGGCCACTTGACGATCAGTGGCGTCCTAATGCCCGCATCATATAAATTCCACTTTCCAAAAGGCCATTGAGCCCCATGGTCACTGGTAAAAAGGGTCAGGGTATTACTGCCCAACATGTTATCAAAATAATCCAAAACCTGTCCCATTTCGCTATCCATGCCAGATACATCGGTATAATACCGGGCACGGTGCTCACGAGTAGGTTCGGTATCGATGAAATAGGGCGGTAGGTCCACCTCCTTCGGTAAATAATCCATTTTCTCTGTCCACCAGACATGTGGTCTGCGGTCTCCCACAAAAATGCACACTGGGCCCTCTACCTTGGTAGAATCAAAATACCCGCTGATGTTTTCGTAAAGGTTTACCTGCTCGTCATGGTGAAAGTCAAAACCACATTTTTCATTACCACCATAATGCGCCACCTTACCGAAGGCAAATACCGAGTACCCATTATCCTTCAACTGACCAATCAGGTACGGGATGTCAGGGGCAGGAAAGGCATGATTCACCTCCGCACCATTTTTGGCAGGCATCAGTCCGGTCAATAACGCCGCGCGACTGGGAGCACAAGAAGGAGATGCCACAAAGGCATTGTCGAAGGTCATCCCCTCCTGACTGAGCTGCTGTAGGATCGGTGTCTTCACCACCGATGCTCCGTACACGGAGACATCCAGGTATCCGAGGTCGTCAGA comes from Echinicola vietnamensis DSM 17526 and encodes:
- a CDS encoding glycoside hydrolase family 2 protein, which gives rise to MTINMIHRRIQAFVTRGAWLFFVLFTFTLHAQQTEKQFLSGTDSKHTVTWDFFCTDGRNSGQWSTIEVPSHWEQQGFGTYNYGRDYVTYGKNFRFADEQGKYRHTFEVPSDWQGKTIELVFEGSMTDTEVKINGQLAGEIHQGAFYRFKYDITDKLLFGEENLLEVTVSKMSSDHSVNRAERYADYWIFGGIFRPVYLQALPKQHIAKAAITAEADGSFSAEVTLEGLEKTAELAATITDQSGNIVSQFTTTAKKNKQKVILSEKLENVNLWTSETPHLYHLTLNLAHKGEQLHEIHERFGFRTIEIKQGDGIYLNGTKIKLKGVNRHAFWPETGRSLTPQIDLNDILLIKEMNMNAVRTAHYPPDPSFLDLCDSLGLYVMDELAGWQNAYDTEPGEKLVKELVERDLNHPSILFWSNGNEGGTNKELDDDFGMYDPSGRPVLHAHHRPGNSHNGVDTDHYENYESLQNKLKDTLIYMPTEFLHGQDDGGGAAGLTDYWELMWQSKLSAGGFLWVLSDEGIVRTDIHNKIDVNRLNAPDGLVGPFRQKEGSVYAIKEIYSPVHIEKINDISRWDGLLNLENRYHFTNLQDVTFDWKLVSFNSIGNPQAGYSTVESGQLMGPDLAPTAAGTLQLPLPANWRAQDALMLTATDPHGEEIYTWSWRIQPNQKLIKETIMAKGDEASKVEDKDSVLTISGGHFALTFNKEDGKLIHIKKPSGPELSFGNGPVFTEGEISVSDVSYEEKDGKAVFRVQYEGALQYAEWSIADNGWVTLDYAYELPEGDYAYPGISFDYPEANVISAKWLGKGPFRVWKNRPQGRFDAHQNMYNDTHTGATPWEYPEFKGYFGDIAWMEINTAQGKFYVVANEPDLYVRLFDFYGISGPKGYPALPKGDISFLDGIPALGSKLALGITGNAAVYGPMGENTHVDGPVKRTLYFYFGILQD
- a CDS encoding HPP family protein; amino-acid sequence: MKKVQRGYRKARYVVYKQTILNPIDHLWTFIGGFLGIGAIAYIQSELHRFGVLENVFLIGSFGASAVLVYGATNSPLAQPRNLIFGHTVSAFVGVLVMNTVGNLDIFWLTCAVAVSLAIIAMQILKALHPPGGATALIAVIGTPKIQKLGFLYVLSPVFTGALILLIIALLVNNIPKDRHYPYNPKVSPYMGRRKKYWLNLQRALGIR
- a CDS encoding arylsulfatase produces the protein MMMHKGSLWLLSLLIVCYGCGKRADNSNTHESQKPNIILIMSDDMGYSDLGCYGGEIHTPHLDKLAQNGLRFTQFYNTARCCPTRASLMTGLYPHQTGIGHMTNPPLSEYHDYHIPGYRGVLSTQTVTLAELLKSAGYHTLMSGKWHLGMEEERMWPLQRGFEQFYGILAGATNYFAPTHPRGITEQNNTIPITDPNYYTTDAFTDKAISFIDKASGEGEAPFFLYLAYNAPHWPIQAPKEDIDKYRKRYKEGWGKLRQERYERMVAMGLIEEDWSMSPQDAQDWDELPAEKQEEMALRMAIYAAQVDRMDQNIGKLVNHLEAQGELDNTLIIFLDDNGACAEGGPLGGGPAAQLETLKGYFLTYGQAWANASNTPFREYKHWIHEGGISSPFIVHWPEGIAADRRGTLVDQYGHLPDIMATLMELTGAKYPTQKSGKRLPQPVGESLLPLIQGVAETKREQPIFWEHEGNKAIRDGDYKLVMKWNDEGPQQWELYNMKNDRTELHDLASSMPEKVDEMAGLWEQWAENHQVEPWDKVKAIMERDR
- a CDS encoding sulfatase, with protein sequence MKNNCFKGVKWWVSFVLILFAVPSAMAQQKEKPNILLILVDDLKPNLGAYGDEHAISPNIDGLANSGMRFDQAYCNQAVCVSSRYNLILGSRSTSTGLYDFGKEFRDVIPDAVTMPQYFRAAGYHAESMGKVFHIGHGNTNDAASWSIPHWKEKVIEYVEPESTHGQLTREEAFFENTRMYIEGTPPNHELPRGAAWESPDVTDEAYADGRVARHAIDRLRDLSKAPDQPFFMAVGFARPHLPFSVPQKYWDMYDPETLPLAEFEEGPEGAPDFAVKRGGEINQFFPIPHHQHVYEKDLQRKLVHGYYASLTYMDAQVGKVLRELERLDLDENTIVVLWGDHGWHLGDHAIWTKHTNYEQANRIPIIFRAPGVTASGSSTKQFAETVDIFPTLAALAGLDRPSGPQPIDGIDLTPTLMNGNEIIKDHAYHAYNRGGYLGEAIRTDRYRMIRWTHTQDKQKEVIYELYDYQKDAQETKNIAAENPEVIKDLEAKLDQYPKAKRLP
- a CDS encoding family 43 glycosylhydrolase — translated: MSIKKVVQLVIMGSALVFASCSKQSKEAAFKAHDKAIFLKEGWIRDPYIYLDHDGYYYLTGTTPLPHDPREETEPYNTGLDAANMELFGKPSIVGHKIRVWRSEDLLEWESLGEPFDLAEGYWAQKMPDKLNEKPASDWRLWAPELYHVAGKWIYVHTSPDPVQGGANLAISEGEDMAGPFSFPMGDDMRNKHDPSLFKDDDGTWYLLWGNTFIAPIKPGFTGLAAEPKRIDPSDRVIGHEGATIRKIGGKYVHFGTAWSTDKMRKGSYNLYYCTADNITGPYGPRKFVGRFLGHGTPFQDKAGRWWCTAFYNGNVPPVSKEGIQEVDLGETAQTINEQGTTIVPLEVKVLDDGEIYIRALDPDYALPGPDEAQQFE
- a CDS encoding sulfatase family protein; this encodes MNQNNQQNTISILAFFMQRLFQSASLKRWFMVLLFLGGTATIEARQKPNMIVYLSDDLGYLDVSVYGASVVKTPILQQLSQEGMTFDNAFVASPSCAPSRAALLTGLMPAKNGAEVNHAFPAPDIPYLIGQLKDNGYSVFAFGKVAHYGGNEKCGFDFHHDEQVNLYENISGYFDSTKVEGPVCIFVGDRRPHVWWTEKMDYLPKEVDLPPYFIDTEPTREHRARYYTDVSGMDSEMGQVLDYFDNMLGSNTLTLFTSDHGAQWPFGKWNLYDAGIRTPLIVKWPTKIQAGSRTAAMVSWVDIMPTLLEASESAVPEGLDGKSFMEVLKGNTSTFRKEIFTTHTGDGNFNVYPMRSIRDERYKLIINLAPNAYHTNHSDILRKDGAGAFWDSWDAQAVQDPLAAAVVQHYFIRPAVEFYDLSNDPNEQHNLATNAAYQPRIAKMKAQLTEWMNAQGDEQKLYKQPYYFPGPKPNGETIKERQNEH